The bacterium genome contains the following window.
AGCGGTGGCGCATAGCGGGTGGATTGTTGACCCTTGCGTTGCTTGCCGGATGCGAGAGCATGCCACCGGAGTGGCGGGATTTTTTCCAGTCGTTGAAGCGTCCGCCACAGGAAAGCGCCGTATCGTCACCAACGCAGCTGGAAACCAGCCCGGGTCCGAAGGTGATCAAGCTTGGATCACAGGTGTTGCGCATGGAGCCTGTCGCATTCGGCGCGATGGAAGGCTGGGCGGATGATGTGCAGCAGGATGCGCTGAGGGCATTCCGAGACAGCTGTATCTCGATTTTACGGATGGATGATAAAGCGCCGGTGAAGCCGGAGGTGATTGGCGGCAAGGCGGCAGACTGGAAACCCGCTTGCCAGCAGGCATTCATCGACGCCGAGGCGGATCATGCGACGGCACGCGAATTTTTTGAGGGTTACTTCACGCCTTACCGCGTCATCGGGGATAAGGAAAAACCCGCTTTTTACACCGGTTACTACGAATACAGCATGAAGGCGGAACTTAAAAGGACGCCCAAGGCGCAGATACCCATTTACGCCGTGCCGAACGACCTGGTAATGGCCGACCCGTCTGAACTGGGTGCGCCAGCAGGGCCGGTGGTTTATGGCCGAAGGCAGGGGAATGAACTGGTGCCTTATTATACGCGTGAAGAGATCGACCATGGCGATATCGCCTCCCGCGCGCGGGTGCTGGCTTATGCTTATGACCGGGTTGATCTTTTCTTTCTTCAGGTTCAGGGCTCCGGAAGGCTGGTGCTGTCCAATGGGGAAAGCCGCCGTATCGGATTCGCCGCAAAGAACGGCCAGCCTTACCATGCGATCGGAAAAACGCTGATGGAAAAGGGCTATC
Protein-coding sequences here:
- a CDS encoding murein transglycosylase, with protein sequence MKRWRIAGGLLTLALLAGCESMPPEWRDFFQSLKRPPQESAVSSPTQLETSPGPKVIKLGSQVLRMEPVAFGAMEGWADDVQQDALRAFRDSCISILRMDDKAPVKPEVIGGKAADWKPACQQAFIDAEADHATAREFFEGYFTPYRVIGDKEKPAFYTGYYEYSMKAELKRTPKAQIPIYAVPNDLVMADPSELGAPAGPVVYGRRQGNELVPYYTREEIDHGDIASRARVLAYAYDRVDLFFLQVQGSGRLVLSNGESRRIGFAAKNGQPYHAIGKTLMEKGYLEKDKVSAEAIQTWLRDNPGKAQDIMHTNPSYVFFKWQDGDAPVGASGAPLTPERSLAVDRSLLPMALPVWVDTVTPELPSSPSKAYRHLTIAQDTGSAITGPGRADIFWGSGDEAAAMAGAMKSPGEMILLLPKTREQGLTDAAAAQP